The genomic region CAAGGGAGCTGATCCCGAGGAGCTCGGACAGCGCCCTCGCCTCGGGGCGGAGCGGGATCGCCTCCTCGTGGATCTCGATCCCGACCCCTGCCTTCCGCGCCATCTCGTTGAGGGCTGCGGCGAGCCCGCCCCGGGTGGGGTCCTTCATCGCCGTGATCCCCCCCGAGGCGAGTACGGGCGCGAGGAGCGGCCACAGCGGGGCGACGTCGCTCGTGAGCCCAGTCGCGAGCTTGAACCCCTCGCGGGCAGCGAGGAGGGCCATCCCGTGGTCCCCGACCGTCCCCGTGACGAGGATCGCGTCCCCCACGCGGAGCCCCGCATCGGAGATGACCCGCTCCGCAACGCCGATCCCCGTCGTGTTGATCGCGATCCGATCGAGCTCTCCCCTCCCCATGACCTTCGTGTCCCCGGCGACGAGGGGCACTCCGAGTTCCGCGAGGACCCCCGCCGCGGAGCGAAGGACCCGCTCCAGATCGGAGAAGGGGAAACCCTCCTCGAGGAGGAGCCCCAGCGTGAGGGCCACCGGACGGGCCCCCATCACAGCGAGGTCGTTCACCGTCCCGCACACGGCGAGCCTCCCGATGTCCCCGCCGGGGAAAAGGAACGGTTTCACCACGTGGTTGTCGGTGGTGACAACGAGGTGGCCGGGGGGGAGGTCCACCACCGCCCCATCGTCGAGCTGGTCGAGCCCGATCGGCCCCGCCGACCGCAGCTGGAACAGGGGCAGGACCCGCTCGGCGAGGAACTTCCCCATCAGCTCGCCGCCGGCACCGTGGAGGGCTGTTACCCCCTCGTCCGACAGGCGGCCGGTCATAGGTCGGGCCTCCCCCCGTACCGGTACCACACGTTGCATGCCCCTTCCGATCCCACCATGCATGGCCCCACCGGAGAGAGGGGCGTGCACCCGTTGCGGAAGAGAGGGCACTCCGCGGGCACGGCCCGCGCGAGGAGGACCTCCGAGCACAAGCAGCCCGGAGGCTTGTCCTCCCCTGGCTCGGCCGGAACCGAGAACGCCCGCTCCGCATCGAGATGGGCGAGCTCCTCGCGGATCCGCAGGCCCGAACCGGGGATCAGCCCGATCCCCCGCCATACAGCATCGGAGGGCGCAAACGCCCGCGCGAGGAGCGCCTGGGCGCGGAGGTTCCCGTCCTCGCTCACCGCCCGCGGGTACCCGTTCTCCACCTCCACCCGGCCCTCGCGAAGCTGGCGCAGGAGGAGGGCGATCGCGTACAGGATGTCCAGGGGTTCGAACCCAGCGACCACGACCGGGACGTGATACCGCTCAACGACGAACCGGTACGCCCGCGCCCCGATGATCGTGGACACGTGCCCCGGCGCGAGGAACCCCGCGATCGGCGCCGGCGGGCCGGCGAGGAGCGC from Candidatus Bipolaricaulis anaerobius harbors:
- the hypE gene encoding hydrogenase expression/formation protein HypE, with protein sequence MTGRLSDEGVTALHGAGGELMGKFLAERVLPLFQLRSAGPIGLDQLDDGAVVDLPPGHLVVTTDNHVVKPFLFPGGDIGRLAVCGTVNDLAVMGARPVALTLGLLLEEGFPFSDLERVLRSAAGVLAELGVPLVAGDTKVMGRGELDRIAINTTGIGVAERVISDAGLRVGDAILVTGTVGDHGMALLAAREGFKLATGLTSDVAPLWPLLAPVLASGGITAMKDPTRGGLAAALNEMARKAGVGIEIHEEAIPLRPEARALSELLGISSLEVACEGRAVLAVVPDRAEAVLSLLRDHPLGRDSQIIGEVIPTYPGRVILDTGIGGRRFLEMPLGDPVPRIC
- the hypD gene encoding hydrogenase formation protein HypD: MPAGVLMPSSGTTFPLRDPHRARALGDLIRRYAPPYPVRIVHVCGTHEMAIAQHGLRSLLPEGVEVLEGPGCPVCVTPTVDLDRAAKLAAGGAILCTFGDMTRVPGTRVTLAEARAQGADVRVVLSAADAVDVAQAHPDRDVVFFAVGFETTAPGTAAVLLDSPPPNFYVLSSHRLIPPALGALLAGPPAPIAGFLAPGHVSTIIGARAYRFVVERYHVPVVVAGFEPLDILYAIALLLRQLREGRVEVENGYPRAVSEDGNLRAQALLARAFAPSDAVWRGIGLIPGSGLRIREELAHLDAERAFSVPAEPGEDKPPGCLCSEVLLARAVPAECPLFRNGCTPLSPVGPCMVGSEGACNVWYRYGGRPDL